A window from Deltaproteobacteria bacterium encodes these proteins:
- a CDS encoding DUF1700 domain-containing protein — MSSKNEYLQILGQHLARLPESERADILRDQEEYFREALANGRTEADVIGSLGDPKHLAKALIAEAKLSGAETSFNTASTPNSDSSNASLRNQMGATMRAVIAIVTLAPFNLIFVLGPFLGLLGCLVAGWAVGASFLIAGGAAVFFLVTELIPLGASTFAHIASFLLSLGVVMFSFSFLALMAWVSSWVAQLTVRYLRWNLDLIQARA; from the coding sequence GTGAGTTCCAAAAACGAATACCTTCAAATTCTCGGACAACACCTGGCTCGCTTGCCAGAATCCGAGCGCGCCGACATACTTCGCGATCAAGAAGAATATTTCCGTGAAGCCCTTGCAAATGGTCGCACAGAAGCCGATGTCATTGGGTCTTTAGGAGATCCGAAACATCTGGCAAAAGCGCTGATCGCTGAAGCGAAATTGAGCGGAGCGGAAACTAGCTTCAACACCGCGAGTACGCCGAATTCCGACTCTTCAAATGCCTCGTTAAGAAATCAAATGGGAGCTACGATGCGCGCCGTGATCGCGATTGTGACACTTGCTCCGTTCAATCTTATTTTTGTACTCGGCCCGTTCCTTGGCTTGTTGGGATGCTTAGTGGCTGGGTGGGCGGTCGGCGCCTCCTTTTTGATTGCGGGAGGCGCCGCCGTTTTCTTTTTAGTCACCGAACTCATTCCGCTCGGAGCATCGACCTTCGCTCATATCGCAAGTTTTTTGCTGAGCCTCGGAGTCGTAATGTTTAGCTTTTCGTTTTTAGCATTGATGGCTTGGGTATCTAGCTGGGTCGCGCAGCTGACCGTTCGATATTTAAGATGGAATCTTGATCTCATTCAGGCACGGGCCTAA
- a CDS encoding DUF4097 family beta strand repeat protein, with protein sequence MKLLKLSLFAFAVSLAFFGTSYLVAQQLPEAEKYSFPESIGRHYAKATGGAVELGDATSFSQKIPLQNGSVQISELELETTAIDVYLEPAGNSDEIVVELRSSKAAKDRPLLVDTSRGQVVRILTEEVSSLPSRSSWMVFNFGDQELQPKTGLTIKIPSAIETVRLRTTSGNLRTFIFPKRLSFQSESGDIRLKKPRDDSDISTIQNLVVETVSGDLRNDSRTTPRFQSLKFNSVSGDVKLVGWNSSIESVFSQTVSGNFRIETSDPIDASISFESTSGDMRIASQGGGKQTLKPSRGTPLKTVLGKGTAQIAAISVSGDFKIEVDGSEEESE encoded by the coding sequence ATGAAACTTCTAAAACTAAGTCTCTTTGCATTTGCCGTAAGCCTCGCTTTTTTCGGAACTTCCTACCTCGTCGCCCAACAGCTTCCGGAAGCAGAAAAATATAGTTTTCCAGAATCGATCGGACGCCATTACGCAAAGGCGACTGGGGGCGCAGTCGAACTTGGGGATGCGACTTCGTTTAGTCAAAAAATCCCACTACAAAACGGTTCCGTACAAATTTCCGAGCTTGAACTTGAAACAACGGCGATCGATGTCTACCTAGAGCCCGCTGGAAATTCGGACGAGATCGTCGTCGAGCTTCGATCTAGCAAAGCGGCAAAAGATCGGCCTCTTTTGGTGGACACTTCGCGTGGCCAAGTGGTTCGAATCCTGACGGAAGAAGTTTCGTCTCTACCGTCCAGAAGCAGCTGGATGGTTTTCAACTTTGGGGATCAAGAGCTTCAACCAAAAACTGGATTAACGATTAAAATCCCAAGCGCGATTGAGACAGTACGCTTAAGAACTACGTCGGGAAACTTAAGAACTTTCATTTTTCCAAAGCGACTTAGTTTCCAAAGTGAATCAGGTGACATTCGGTTAAAAAAACCACGCGATGATTCCGACATATCGACAATACAGAACTTGGTAGTGGAAACAGTCAGTGGCGATCTTCGCAATGACAGCCGCACAACTCCCCGATTCCAATCGCTCAAGTTTAATAGCGTTTCCGGTGACGTAAAACTAGTTGGGTGGAATAGCTCAATTGAATCTGTCTTTTCCCAAACTGTGTCGGGAAACTTCAGAATCGAAACATCGGATCCGATTGATGCTTCCATTTCATTTGAATCCACAAGCGGAGACATGAGAATCGCGAGTCAGGGCGGCGGGAAACAAACGCTAAAGCCCTCACGCGGCACGCCACTGAAAACGGTCCTCGGAAAAGGCACCGCACAGATCGCAGCCATCTCGGTATCCGGTGATTTTAAAATCGAAGTCGACGGTTCCGAGGAAGAATCAGAATAG
- a CDS encoding prolyl oligopeptidase family serine peptidase: protein MLYLKLLLVSLFGFSPMANAGLEFVPSKPRNRILVVLHGCLQSPEYMALGAGLHEFASREGISVLYPEVLSKTNPLGCWNWYLPENQKRDSGELKFVIDEIRNFQKRSGLDQAKTELTVLGMSSGAAIANALLACYPELFTAGAIHSGPAYGIARDLKSGDKLLKEGPGSRARSQESCDPKKFKGRLLVIHGKNDPVVHLSHGQRIMDDFFGAGLDGGGRGRLLIFENTGHEWTGVKDGLKFGALFGPSSPTPVKLPFFRYDGESSTGSILSFLF from the coding sequence ATGCTGTACCTCAAATTACTTTTGGTTTCACTTTTCGGTTTTTCCCCCATGGCGAATGCGGGACTTGAATTCGTCCCGTCCAAACCCCGAAACCGAATACTTGTCGTCCTGCACGGCTGCCTACAGTCGCCGGAATACATGGCTTTGGGTGCAGGACTTCACGAATTTGCTTCGCGTGAGGGAATATCCGTTCTTTACCCAGAAGTTCTTAGCAAAACAAATCCGCTCGGGTGTTGGAACTGGTATTTGCCGGAAAATCAGAAGCGAGATTCTGGCGAACTCAAATTTGTTATTGATGAGATTAGAAATTTCCAAAAACGATCGGGGCTTGATCAAGCCAAAACGGAACTCACCGTTCTCGGCATGTCATCTGGTGCTGCGATCGCAAATGCGCTGTTGGCTTGCTACCCAGAACTATTCACAGCAGGGGCGATTCACTCTGGCCCAGCCTACGGAATCGCAAGAGACTTGAAGTCAGGTGACAAACTTTTAAAAGAAGGACCCGGATCGCGAGCTCGTTCGCAGGAAAGTTGTGACCCAAAGAAGTTCAAAGGTCGATTGTTGGTGATCCACGGTAAAAACGACCCAGTCGTTCACTTAAGCCACGGTCAGCGAATCATGGACGATTTTTTCGGGGCCGGTCTTGATGGGGGTGGCCGCGGCCGTCTTTTGATTTTCGAGAATACAGGGCACGAATGGACGGGAGTCAAAGACGGACTTAAGTTTGGAGCCCTGTTTGGGCCAAGCAGTCCGACGCCAGTCAAGTTGCCATTTTTCCGTTATGATGGCGAAAGCTCGACCGGCTCAATCTTAAGTTTCCTATTCTGA
- a CDS encoding ATP-dependent helicase: protein MSKWLKGLNPEQAEAVLHTKGPLLILAGAGSGKTTVLVSRTGRLLSEEKVKPARVCVLTFTNKAARELKHRVGVRLGGDAKAIWTGTFHSFGLQWMRRHHKKLGLPAGFGVIDSSDAEGIVREILKDTKLPTKDAFRIDQILEKMNSWREEAAIQGRVPEKMGHNEEDDYEVIAAAVLPKYRRRLELLGVTDFSDLLIRPLTAARDDKSLHDDLSGLFDFLMVDEFQDTNGAQLELVREIQSKCGNIAVVGDDDQSIYGWRGARVANILEFPREFKGAKVVRLERNYRSSPLILELANSIIENNTERHGKKLRPDPEAEAGERPEFFSYETEEIEVTQTVARVREFLEQKITPREIALLYRSNGQGGLLEAELRREQIPYAITGGTAFFDRKEVKDVLAYLRCSISPNEVAFRRIIGTPPRGIGETSIDRLAVWAEGQGIRFHVAARKWKQATIQERAGEALDVLFEALDELPEKIITPTGVEGDSPGRRLLKFLDDIKYREHIRTLHKDSESFEKRWMVLEVLARVLDSYLAREEGGATIATLSKFLDSMELRDADNEESEDANKKIQLLTLHACKGLEFDAVCLIGCEEDLLPHRTLGEDVSEERRLFYVGVTRARKHLVLSAAKVRRRFGRLAAVTVSRFIQEIPEGMIRRYDDGARPLAKAERANRLGDLFAKMDARVAKLASEQEKDQANEFSKNRFEKTVTIAPSKKES from the coding sequence ATGTCGAAATGGTTAAAAGGTTTGAACCCGGAACAAGCCGAGGCAGTGCTTCATACGAAGGGGCCGCTTTTAATTTTGGCTGGCGCAGGATCTGGAAAAACCACCGTCCTTGTCTCGCGAACTGGGCGCTTGTTATCTGAAGAAAAAGTAAAGCCTGCGCGGGTGTGTGTGTTGACGTTCACGAATAAGGCAGCGCGCGAACTAAAACACCGAGTGGGTGTTCGTCTTGGCGGTGATGCAAAAGCCATTTGGACAGGAACCTTTCACAGCTTTGGGCTTCAGTGGATGCGAAGGCATCACAAGAAGTTAGGGCTACCTGCTGGTTTCGGAGTTATCGACTCTTCAGACGCCGAAGGCATCGTCCGTGAAATCCTAAAAGACACCAAGCTTCCGACAAAAGATGCGTTTCGGATCGATCAAATTTTAGAGAAAATGAATTCGTGGCGAGAAGAAGCGGCGATCCAAGGTCGCGTCCCGGAAAAAATGGGACACAACGAAGAAGACGACTATGAAGTTATCGCAGCAGCAGTGCTACCGAAATATCGCCGCCGTCTGGAGCTTTTGGGAGTCACAGACTTTTCAGATCTTTTGATCAGGCCGCTGACCGCTGCGCGAGATGATAAATCCCTTCATGATGATTTAAGTGGCCTCTTTGATTTTTTAATGGTGGACGAGTTTCAAGACACCAATGGTGCACAGCTCGAATTGGTCCGAGAAATTCAAAGTAAATGTGGCAACATTGCTGTCGTTGGCGATGACGATCAGTCGATCTATGGCTGGCGGGGGGCGCGTGTCGCGAACATTTTGGAATTTCCTCGTGAATTCAAAGGCGCGAAAGTAGTCCGTCTTGAAAGAAACTACCGTTCAAGTCCATTGATCTTGGAATTGGCGAATTCCATTATCGAAAACAACACCGAACGCCACGGAAAAAAGCTTCGACCAGATCCGGAGGCGGAGGCAGGCGAGCGTCCCGAATTTTTTTCCTATGAAACCGAAGAAATAGAAGTCACGCAAACGGTCGCCCGTGTGCGAGAATTTCTAGAACAGAAAATCACGCCTCGAGAAATTGCTCTTTTGTATCGGTCCAACGGTCAAGGTGGGCTGCTTGAGGCAGAGCTTCGCCGGGAACAAATACCCTATGCGATTACGGGTGGCACAGCGTTTTTTGACCGCAAAGAAGTCAAAGACGTCTTGGCCTATTTGCGTTGTTCAATTTCTCCGAACGAAGTCGCCTTCCGACGAATCATTGGTACCCCTCCACGGGGGATCGGTGAAACTTCCATCGATCGGTTGGCTGTCTGGGCCGAAGGCCAAGGGATTCGTTTTCACGTCGCCGCCAGAAAATGGAAGCAAGCGACTATCCAAGAGCGAGCAGGCGAGGCGCTGGACGTTCTATTTGAGGCTCTCGATGAACTGCCAGAGAAAATCATCACTCCGACTGGTGTTGAAGGTGATTCGCCCGGTCGCAGGCTTTTAAAATTCCTAGATGACATCAAGTATCGAGAACACATCCGGACGTTACATAAGGATTCTGAATCGTTTGAAAAGCGCTGGATGGTTTTAGAGGTCTTAGCCCGAGTTCTTGATTCGTATCTGGCTCGCGAAGAAGGCGGCGCCACCATCGCAACGCTTTCAAAATTCTTGGACTCGATGGAACTTCGCGATGCGGATAACGAGGAATCAGAAGATGCCAATAAGAAAATTCAGCTTTTGACCCTACATGCATGCAAAGGCCTTGAATTCGATGCTGTTTGTCTTATCGGATGCGAGGAAGATCTACTTCCACACCGCACCCTAGGAGAAGACGTTTCGGAAGAACGGCGATTATTTTATGTGGGTGTGACTCGCGCCCGTAAGCATCTCGTATTGTCTGCGGCAAAAGTGCGAAGACGCTTTGGCCGCTTAGCTGCGGTTACTGTGTCGCGATTCATTCAAGAAATCCCCGAAGGTATGATTCGTCGCTATGACGACGGGGCACGGCCACTGGCGAAAGCCGAACGCGCCAATCGCCTTGGTGACCTGTTTGCAAAAATGGATGCACGAGTCGCCAAGCTCGCAAGCGAACAAGAAAAAGATCAAGCCAACGAGTTTTCAAAAAATCGTTTTGAAAAAACCGTCACGATCGCCCCGTCCAAAAAAGAATCCTAA
- a CDS encoding sulfite exporter TauE/SafE family protein, which translates to MGLNFLLTDLAAAWPFVIVIGAFVGIAQTVFGVGGGVIMIPLLPMVFILEPRQAVATSLLTMAPVALINSIRVIRRQEMAVSKSLRLGTCSMIGSASAVQISAFVEGKYLLYGFAIATFWMAYQVFFKIEGNRREIPIKWDYPTGFAAGITSGFTGVSGGVVIVPYLNKVKAIALNQVVPTSIGALCLTSIAGAASFAIERLRHPEGGALFSYSVVGLLVLGAVVSSQFGLLLQSRVPQRIKLAVLGVLLIGLSARSFFQALAAS; encoded by the coding sequence ATGGGACTAAACTTTTTGTTAACGGATTTGGCAGCTGCATGGCCCTTCGTTATAGTGATAGGCGCATTTGTTGGGATTGCTCAAACAGTTTTTGGAGTTGGCGGTGGCGTGATAATGATTCCGCTTTTGCCGATGGTCTTTATCCTTGAGCCTCGTCAAGCAGTTGCGACATCACTTTTGACAATGGCACCGGTTGCTCTCATCAATTCAATTCGAGTTATTCGGCGCCAGGAAATGGCGGTTTCGAAATCACTTCGATTGGGAACCTGCTCGATGATTGGAAGCGCGTCAGCTGTTCAGATCTCTGCCTTCGTAGAAGGAAAATATCTGCTGTATGGCTTTGCGATCGCCACCTTTTGGATGGCGTATCAAGTCTTCTTCAAAATTGAAGGGAATCGTCGGGAAATTCCGATAAAATGGGATTATCCGACTGGTTTCGCGGCTGGGATTACTAGCGGCTTTACAGGAGTTAGCGGCGGCGTTGTGATCGTTCCCTACCTTAACAAAGTAAAAGCCATTGCGTTAAATCAAGTAGTGCCGACGTCAATCGGGGCGCTTTGCCTCACGTCGATCGCAGGAGCAGCTTCCTTTGCGATCGAACGGCTTAGGCATCCTGAAGGTGGCGCGTTGTTTTCGTATTCCGTTGTCGGTTTGCTTGTTCTTGGTGCAGTCGTTAGTTCTCAGTTTGGGCTTCTCCTCCAATCCCGGGTTCCGCAGCGTATCAAACTTGCGGTCTTGGGTGTACTTCTCATAGGCTTGAGCGCTCGATCGTTCTTCCAAGCGCTTGCAGCGAGTTAG
- a CDS encoding endonuclease/exonuclease/phosphatase family protein: MKSFRIATFNVWHGLAGRGSLHGLFGFREFESAASRDRRWRKALRDCEEINADIFLFQELNPVSVKGKDLVLALGGEFQGCVDQSGLKFFSLGFPHNLASGLGILVRSAVRAARQRDLPIRVPQKLKLSGGFGKSGESVSFHLDEQRYAQFSSVFHESLGRLMIVNTHLHHGFEKFPELLRLLTAATETGRVREEELESLNLFLENARDRRLSEMDRILEVVDSVDKDHDGVLIGGDFNSVPFGAAATLLSVSGFEDLYARANGQSASSSSSGATWDPVLNPANHRIQQEKGFQFPLPDFGNPELLEVYREFDRQPRRIDFLFARGSLLESAQSSRMHLTSVRNFGLPDPVGPDVGLAASDHFGVVATWVER, translated from the coding sequence GTGAAATCCTTTCGGATCGCCACGTTTAACGTCTGGCATGGACTTGCGGGTCGTGGTTCATTGCACGGACTTTTTGGGTTTCGGGAATTCGAGAGTGCGGCTAGTCGCGATCGGCGTTGGCGGAAAGCACTTCGGGATTGTGAAGAAATAAATGCCGACATCTTTTTGTTTCAAGAGTTAAATCCTGTTTCCGTCAAAGGCAAAGATCTGGTACTCGCACTTGGTGGCGAGTTTCAAGGTTGCGTTGACCAGAGTGGACTTAAATTTTTTTCGCTCGGGTTTCCCCATAATCTTGCCTCTGGTCTTGGCATTCTGGTTCGAAGCGCAGTACGTGCAGCACGCCAACGAGATCTACCTATACGTGTTCCACAGAAATTAAAACTCAGCGGTGGATTTGGTAAAAGTGGAGAGTCGGTAAGCTTTCATCTCGACGAGCAAAGATACGCGCAGTTCAGCAGTGTCTTTCACGAATCTCTTGGACGGTTAATGATCGTCAACACTCATCTTCATCATGGATTTGAAAAATTCCCTGAGCTTTTGCGATTGCTAACCGCAGCAACTGAGACAGGACGTGTGAGGGAAGAAGAGTTGGAAAGTCTCAATCTATTCTTAGAAAACGCGCGCGACCGCAGACTTTCAGAAATGGACCGAATTCTTGAGGTTGTGGACTCGGTCGACAAAGATCACGACGGCGTGCTGATCGGCGGGGATTTTAATTCCGTTCCTTTTGGAGCTGCCGCAACACTTTTAAGCGTGAGCGGTTTTGAAGATCTCTATGCTCGCGCGAATGGCCAATCGGCCAGCAGCTCCAGTAGCGGAGCGACCTGGGATCCCGTTTTGAACCCCGCCAATCATCGGATTCAGCAGGAGAAGGGATTTCAGTTTCCTCTACCGGACTTCGGAAATCCGGAACTATTGGAAGTGTATCGTGAGTTTGATCGTCAGCCGCGAAGGATTGATTTTCTATTTGCGCGCGGCTCCCTCCTTGAGTCAGCTCAATCTTCGCGCATGCATTTAACTTCCGTTAGAAATTTTGGTCTGCCCGATCCTGTCGGCCCAGATGTGGGCCTTGCTGCTTCCGATCATTTTGGAGTCGTGGCCACATGGGTGGAACGTTGA
- a CDS encoding helix-turn-helix transcriptional regulator produces the protein MARIVRETKNVKAKNAKVASKMSPKARAKAGKASSEIEATGKLGRPALAGVERGLTAFGERLVLTLQNKGMSDSELADALGIAQPNIHTLKYKTDRPRYRTVEKIAKVLGVETQALLPQTMSIGSPAMQDGTKVYLVIESNGGRQTIRLA, from the coding sequence ATGGCGCGAATTGTTCGAGAAACGAAAAATGTAAAAGCAAAGAATGCCAAAGTCGCATCAAAGATGAGTCCAAAAGCGCGCGCCAAAGCGGGCAAGGCTTCCTCTGAGATTGAGGCCACCGGGAAATTAGGGCGCCCGGCCTTAGCGGGCGTTGAGCGAGGTTTAACGGCTTTCGGTGAACGTCTCGTTTTAACCCTTCAGAACAAAGGTATGAGTGACAGTGAACTGGCGGATGCACTTGGGATCGCACAGCCCAATATTCATACTTTAAAATATAAGACTGACCGTCCGCGCTACCGAACGGTCGAGAAAATAGCGAAGGTACTGGGGGTTGAAACTCAAGCCCTTCTGCCCCAGACTATGAGTATCGGAAGCCCGGCCATGCAGGATGGGACGAAAGTCTATCTGGTGATCGAGAGTAACGGCGGTCGGCAGACCATCCGTTTGGCGTAA
- a CDS encoding TIGR00730 family Rossman fold protein, with protein sequence MKACVFCSASEGLPSAILREAEIFCDELKARGGELLYGGHRNGLMGYFADAALKRGTKVRGAITKHLNETFEVGHKGLHELVIVKDLFERKRWFIDESDVFFVFPGGFGTLDEALEVITWKGLGELDKPIVFVNIDGFWDSTLDSYRDLERRKVVRSGAMAIFEVVANSRDAFKCLEKGSI encoded by the coding sequence ATGAAGGCCTGTGTATTTTGCTCCGCTAGCGAAGGGCTTCCGTCAGCGATTCTTCGAGAAGCGGAAATTTTCTGTGATGAATTGAAAGCGCGGGGCGGTGAGCTTTTGTACGGTGGCCATCGCAATGGCCTCATGGGCTACTTTGCCGATGCAGCATTGAAACGCGGCACCAAGGTTCGGGGTGCGATCACAAAGCATTTGAATGAAACCTTTGAAGTCGGGCACAAGGGGCTTCATGAACTTGTGATCGTGAAAGATCTTTTCGAAAGAAAACGTTGGTTCATTGACGAAAGCGATGTGTTCTTCGTCTTCCCTGGTGGGTTTGGAACCCTCGACGAAGCGCTGGAAGTGATCACGTGGAAAGGTCTAGGCGAGCTCGATAAACCTATCGTGTTTGTCAATATCGATGGTTTCTGGGATTCTACCTTAGATTCTTATCGCGACCTTGAACGTCGAAAAGTGGTTCGTTCAGGAGCCATGGCAATTTTTGAAGTGGTCGCCAACAGTCGTGACGCTTTTAAATGCCTTGAAAAAGGGTCGATTTAA
- the fumC gene encoding class II fumarate hydratase gives MGTGEFRLEKDSMGDIKVPAASLWGAQTQRSLEHFKIGGDRFPREMIRALGVLKKAAALVNMELGLLAKEKGDAIVKAADEVIAGKLDQEFPLVVWQTGSGTQTNMNTNEVIANRAIEILGGVRGTKGVHPNDDVNKAQSSNDTFPTAMHIAVAERVNGHLLPAFKTLRQGLNKKAEEYKAIVKIGRTHLMDATPLTLGQEFSGYVTQLDQCLARFEWDLGHIYELALGGTAVGTGLNTHPEFAVKSAARIAKETGLPFVTAPNKFAALASHDPLVQLSGSLKTAACALMKIANDIRLLGSGPRSGIGELNLPANEPGSSIMPGKVNPTQSEAMTMVCAQVVGNDMAVAVGGMNGHFELNVFKPLIVFNVLNSIRLLGDSCLSFEEHCIRGIEVNKPQVKRHLDNSLMLVTALNPHIGYDNAAKVAKYAHENDTTLKDAAQKLGLMDPAKFDQLVRPEDMLGPIKS, from the coding sequence ATGGGCACAGGCGAATTTCGGCTTGAAAAAGACTCGATGGGCGACATCAAAGTTCCTGCAGCAAGCCTTTGGGGTGCGCAGACTCAGCGCTCGCTTGAACATTTTAAAATTGGTGGCGACAGATTCCCAAGGGAAATGATTCGTGCGCTTGGAGTGCTAAAGAAAGCAGCAGCCTTGGTCAATATGGAGCTCGGACTCTTGGCCAAAGAAAAAGGCGATGCGATCGTCAAGGCAGCTGACGAAGTTATCGCTGGAAAACTAGATCAAGAGTTTCCGTTGGTCGTTTGGCAAACTGGATCTGGTACTCAAACAAATATGAACACCAATGAAGTCATCGCCAATCGCGCGATCGAAATCCTCGGCGGAGTGCGCGGAACAAAAGGCGTCCACCCGAACGACGACGTTAATAAAGCACAAAGTTCCAACGACACCTTTCCAACGGCGATGCACATTGCGGTTGCGGAGCGAGTCAACGGTCATCTCCTACCGGCGTTCAAGACGCTTCGCCAAGGCCTAAACAAAAAGGCTGAAGAATACAAAGCGATCGTGAAAATCGGTCGGACCCATTTAATGGATGCAACGCCGTTGACCCTTGGCCAAGAATTTTCTGGTTATGTCACTCAGCTCGATCAATGCCTCGCCAGATTTGAATGGGACCTCGGCCACATCTACGAATTAGCTCTCGGCGGGACTGCGGTGGGCACGGGACTTAATACTCACCCGGAGTTTGCTGTGAAGTCTGCCGCGCGAATAGCAAAAGAAACAGGACTTCCCTTTGTGACCGCTCCGAATAAGTTTGCGGCCTTGGCTTCGCATGATCCATTGGTTCAACTTTCTGGCTCACTGAAGACGGCTGCGTGTGCATTGATGAAAATTGCCAACGATATTCGACTTCTTGGCTCGGGACCGCGGTCAGGGATCGGTGAATTGAACCTTCCAGCGAACGAGCCGGGGTCTTCCATTATGCCAGGGAAAGTAAACCCCACACAGAGCGAAGCTATGACGATGGTTTGTGCGCAAGTGGTAGGTAACGACATGGCGGTCGCTGTCGGTGGAATGAATGGGCACTTTGAATTGAATGTCTTCAAGCCGTTGATCGTTTTCAATGTTTTAAATTCGATTCGTCTTTTAGGAGATTCTTGTTTGTCATTCGAAGAGCATTGCATTCGAGGGATTGAAGTAAATAAGCCGCAAGTGAAGCGCCATCTCGATAATTCACTCATGTTAGTCACGGCTTTGAATCCACACATCGGCTACGACAACGCGGCAAAGGTCGCAAAGTACGCTCACGAAAACGATACGACGCTTAAAGATGCGGCTCAGAAACTTGGCCTCATGGATCCCGCGAAATTTGATCAACTAGTTCGCCCGGAAGATATGTTGGGACCAATTAAGTCATGA
- a CDS encoding SDR family NAD(P)-dependent oxidoreductase encodes MARQNFALITGASSGIGHATALRLASEGYSLILCARRQDRLESLKSECVGRGAREVYAVTLDVTEKTAVAEFFARPDLSTVFSSVTVLINNAGLASGVDPMDKAKVEDWERMFETNVMGLLYVTRGALDFLKPNCGHIVNLGSVAGIWTYPGGGVYCATKAAVRSLTEGLRLDLQGTGVRVTNIEPGKVATEFSLVRYQDAERAKREYEGYQALLPEDLAECISWSLSRPSHVNIQEMVIYPTAQASVTHLVRSP; translated from the coding sequence ATGGCCAGGCAGAATTTTGCGTTAATCACTGGAGCGAGCTCGGGAATTGGTCATGCGACAGCGCTCCGCTTGGCAAGTGAGGGGTACAGTTTAATTCTTTGCGCTCGCCGACAGGATCGACTGGAAAGCTTGAAAAGCGAATGTGTAGGACGAGGGGCAAGGGAGGTGTACGCTGTCACTTTGGATGTGACCGAAAAAACCGCTGTTGCCGAGTTTTTTGCTCGTCCTGATTTATCCACCGTCTTCAGTTCCGTCACGGTATTGATAAATAATGCCGGACTTGCGAGCGGAGTGGACCCCATGGACAAAGCTAAGGTGGAAGATTGGGAACGAATGTTTGAAACGAATGTGATGGGTCTACTCTATGTCACTCGTGGTGCGCTTGATTTTTTGAAGCCCAATTGCGGTCACATCGTGAATCTTGGTTCGGTTGCTGGGATTTGGACTTACCCAGGTGGAGGTGTTTATTGCGCGACGAAGGCCGCGGTTCGCTCCTTGACCGAGGGTTTGCGTTTAGATCTTCAAGGCACAGGTGTTCGCGTGACAAATATTGAGCCTGGTAAAGTGGCAACAGAATTTTCTTTGGTTCGCTATCAGGATGCCGAGCGCGCAAAGCGGGAATACGAAGGTTATCAGGCGCTGTTGCCAGAGGATTTGGCCGAATGTATTTCGTGGTCTCTGTCGCGGCCGAGTCATGTGAATATCCAAGAAATGGTCATTTATCCCACAGCACAGGCCAGCGTGACGCACCTAGTGCGGTCGCCGTAG